In Antechinus flavipes isolate AdamAnt ecotype Samford, QLD, Australia chromosome 6, AdamAnt_v2, whole genome shotgun sequence, the sequence ttattaaatcttgGTTATCACAATTAGgaattgtgatatatgatatgtgaaatatatatagaagagattAATTAAAGCAGACTCCTCATAAGAAATAATttgagaaggcaatggcaaacaacttcagaatctatgccaagaaaatcttataGATGATGTTCAAGGAGTCAAGGTGAATACAACTGAATGAGCAAAATTTATCAGCCTTTGTTTTATCctatagaagaataaaaagatgcaaaaatcaaacaaattttaaaaatcagaggaaTTCCTATTCAGACATAGAAACACATAAACTATCTAAAGAACTTATTAACTTATTAACAGAGCCAGTAAgtgtgtctgaagctggattttaattTAGGTCCTTCTGATTTTAAGGACAGTGCTCTGTCCGTTGTGCATTTTAACTGCCCCTACAGAGAAAATCCTTGATAGGGATACAGGGAGGGTTTCCACAGAATTTTAGAGTAAGTGGGTTCTTAAAAATCCTCAAATCTAATCCTGTTCTGCCTTCTAAATTCTGGCAAAATATGTCTAATCTCTTCCATAATATCGAATTTCAAATGCTTCATCCACCCACACTGAAATTTTCATTCACTAAGAAAAATGTTCTCATTTCCCTAATTGCTGACTATATGAAATGACCTCCAGTAAATCTCATCTTTGCAGCTCCAACTGTCAATGTCTTCTTTCAAATGTGACAACTAGGATTGAAGAAAATAGCTAGATGTATTTCAAAAGGGGGCAAGTAGGTGTTGCAATGGGTGAAACACTcaaactggagtcaggaaaatctgaattcaaaatcagtctcagatatttagcaGAATGATAGTAAGCAATTCACTTGACCTTTATTTGCTTTagctcctcatctctaaaatggggacccactggaaaaagaaatgataaaacacttcaacatctttgccaaaaaaaaaaaaaaaacctcatggaCAACGTCCATGGGGTTATGTAGAGTTGGACCCAACTGAACAACTGAAAAGTAACAAAAACTCTAAAAATGACAGATGATAGTAATACTATTACTTCTTTCAATTGGGGCAAATGATTTTTTCAGTGTCATATAGGGTACTGCCATTTTCCCTTCAAAATATACTATGGCCTGATATTATATTAGTATCCCACTGCTTTTGCAGATGAAATTATGATATCTTTATAGTGAACTAGCCACCCCCCCAACCCAGAATTCAGTTCACTAAAGCAGAATAGGTAGTGTCAAAGTGAGGGAAGAAACACCTAAGAGATAATACATAGTTCGACCTGAGTTACTTCCTTTATGAAATCCAGAATTGCTTTCAACCTGAAGTCTCACTGTAACTCATTCCAAAGTCCATCACTCCCCACCAAGACTCCAGGGCTCACATGGACCACGTTTAATCCTGAAAAACAACCTACAAAAGTGATTGCTGCCTCTCTTGCACCTGAATAGAATTGTTCCTGAAAAATGAACTTATGAGGTGATAGTATAACAGTTTCTAAGTTTCTTCAATATGCATCTCCAGATCTTGTAAAATAATTCATGTTACCAAATTCTGGTCAGCTTTATTTGATCAcatggaaaaaaaaccaaaagatgtTTGAAAAGAATACTGATAcagaaacatatataaaacaccAAACAAATCTATTAGTAAGAATGGAATTAACATTGACATTGGCGTGAGGATGTTTAACTGACATTAAAATGAGATACATCTCTCCCAGATAGAAGTTCTTTCCAGGGCATTAGGATCATCCTATAGTTCATAATTCTTCCTAAAGATAACCCTACTGCAGTGGTATTTGGGAGCCATCCACAAGTagcacaaaaaagatttttttcctggcGAGCTGGCTCTTAAATATTGACCAGCTCACCTCTTCATTAGGGGCTGCTGAATAAGTAATGCCATGAACATTAAAGTTATATATGCCAAGCAATCTCTCTTCAACAAGACATAGCTTCAAATACTTCCCCCACCCACCCTTAAATGTTCATTCATCAAGATAAATATACTCATTTACTCAATTGTTCTTTATATGAAATCATCTCCAGTAAATTTCATCTTTGCCTGCTCCAGGTATACAATGTGCTTCCTAAAATTTGACAGCCAGGGCTGAAGAAAAAAGCCAGGTGTGCTTGGAAAGGAGATAACTTGTTGTTGCAGTGGCTATAGCAAAGGATCacgagtcaggaagatctgagttcaaatgtagcacCTAATATTTACTAGTCATGTAACATTAGGAAGTCCACTTAAAATacatttgctttagtttcttaattgtaaaatgggaatgtactggagaaggaaatggcaaatcacatcagcatctttgtcaagaaaacatgTTGAACAATGGCCATAGATTCATGTACACTTAAACACAACTGACTGACAGAATGGCAACAATTTTGAATGGGACAAAGGAGAACAGAACCATCACCTCTCTCATTTACAACAAATAATTTCTCAATATGGTCATATAGatttccatttttgctttcaAGTGAACTTTGACaacacatattatttattttatatcattttttataagataGTGAATAACATTAAGGTCCTTTACATATGAGAAGATTGAGATTTGGACTTATTTGGGCTTTATGGCATGAAAGTGTCTAAGATAATATAAATTCAGCTCTCTCCTAACTCCACATCCATGACATTTGCTGCTACATAAAGTTACTTTTGAAAAAGGttggattatatttatatgtgcataaggaaaaaaaaggcttGATTTTGGTGACTGAATCCTGAAGGAAAAGGCAGATTGGgttttctaagaaaaaagatGATCTAACTGAAATCGTTGCCTCCTCACTGCTTTCCTAAAAGCATTCTTGATCTCTTTGTTCCTGAGACTGTAGACCAGAGGGTTCAACATAGGGATGACCATAGTGTAGAACACTGACCAAACTTTGTCTGAGTCCATTGAATGGCTGGCGCTGGGTTGCAGGTACATGAAGATGATTGTGCCATAAAATATAGACACAGCTGTGAGATGGGAAGCACAGGTGGAGAAGGCTTTCTGGCGGCCTTCAGAAGAACGAATCTTCAAGATGGTGATGAAGATTAGCAAGTAAGaagtaaaaatgacaagaatTTGGAAAAAGGCATTGATTGATGCTAAGATAAAGATTACTGACTCAATTATGTGAATATCGGAGCAAGAAAGAACTAGGAGAGGGGGAACATCACAAAAAAAGTGATGGATTGTGTTGGACTGACAAAATGAAAGGCTAAATGTGCTTCCTGTGACTATGGAGGATGTCACAAAGCCACAGATATATGTACCACTGGCTAGATAAATACATATTGTTGAAGTCATGATAGTGGTATAATGTAGAGGCTTACATACAGCTGCATGGCGATCATAGGCCATGGAGGCTAAGAGGAAACTTTCAGTAGTAGCAAAGGCTCCAAAAAAGAACAACTGTGTAGCACATCCATTGTAGGAGATGACCTTTCCCCCTGGAAGGAGCCCAGCCATCACCTTGGGAGTAATAGCTGAGGAATAGCCAAAATCCACCAGAGAAAGGTTACAGAGAAAAAAGTACATGGGAGTGTGAAGACGAGAATCCCAAGAGATCAGAACTACTATTCCAAGGTTCCCTACCAAGGTGATGAGGTAGATGAAGGTGAACATGATGAAGAGAGGAACCTGAAGCTCTGGAACTTCTGTTAATCCTAGCAGGACAAACTCGTTCACTTCAGATCTGTTTTCCATAGATGCCATTTGAGAATGATGTTCACCTGAAATAAAGAGTAGCTTTCAGAAAAATCCACTCTGCAGGATGAATGACCCCAAGACATACGACATGGTCAGAGTCTTATCTTATATGAGGTCTAGAAATAACAAATTACAGGACCAAGATCGTCTAGGTAGTTGTCAAGTCTAATATTCTAGCTCCTAAAAATTCACTCATTTTCTCATAAAGAAACTGGCATTTCCAACTTCAGAAAAGAGAAGTTCCTTATTCTTTGGCAAAAATTTGCACAAGAATGGGAATTATTGTCAGTCTAGGTCTTTTCTAATAATTAAGTATAAATCTgatcaagaagagagaaaagaggaatagaggagaagagggagaaaccAATTAAGAGGAAAGTTAAAaacagagaagggaggagagggtcAAAGAATGTTGGACAAAAGCACAATGAGTTCATTGTATCTTTAAGGTTTATACGATGAACTGGTCATCAGTTCCTGCATAAAAACAGTTGCCAATGGACTTTGGCAGCATGGTTGTAGGAATATCTGTCAAAAAAAAACCACTGGTGGATCACTTAACAATAAATACATCTGATTCCTTCACACAATCTGTCCCTTTTTCGATTTTCCAGCATTgctaatatgaaaaaagaagacaaCCACAAACAgcgatattttctccttttcaatcATTGTTTTTTGGGTCCCAGAGAAATGACAAATTTGGGGATTGAGCTCCTTTAAGTTTGAGCTAGAATCTCAtcaaaggaaagtttttttttttttatccattggTCTCAATTTCagtgccttctctcttttaattatttctaactTATTCTAGATAGAGCTTGTTTGCAAATTGATATTTACATGTTATTTGAAT encodes:
- the LOC127540049 gene encoding olfactory receptor 5B2-like, encoding MASMENRSEVNEFVLLGLTEVPELQVPLFIMFTFIYLITLVGNLGIVVLISWDSRLHTPMYFFLCNLSLVDFGYSSAITPKVMAGLLPGGKVISYNGCATQLFFFGAFATTESFLLASMAYDRHAAVCKPLHYTTIMTSTICIYLASGTYICGFVTSSIVTGSTFSLSFCQSNTIHHFFCDVPPLLVLSCSDIHIIESVIFILASINAFFQILVIFTSYLLIFITILKIRSSEGRQKAFSTCASHLTAVSIFYGTIIFMYLQPSASHSMDSDKVWSVFYTMVIPMLNPLVYSLRNKEIKNAFRKAVRRQRFQLDHLFS